In Aegilops tauschii subsp. strangulata cultivar AL8/78 chromosome 3, Aet v6.0, whole genome shotgun sequence, one genomic interval encodes:
- the LOC109777871 gene encoding B-box zinc finger protein 22, with protein sequence MKVLCSACEAAEARVVCCADEAALCARCDRDVHDANRLAGKHHRLPLLSAASNPPAVSAPNCDICQEGHAYFFCVEDRALLCRSCDVAVHTANAFVSAHRRFLLTGVQVGLEPDEQEEPVPEPEPEPQPPNNASSAPLQPPMCPRKRSPTPLYSDGDIDWAAGPDVGITGNLPDWSVIDEQFGSGTPALRPAEPEVIKAPPKKSPRVAVTAASAALFGGSMPDWPLDEFFGFTEFNSGFGFAENGTSKADSGKLSSPNRRSMSSSSSGNAAQNAQDFFGQVPEVHWSRSSMPELPSPPTASGLHWQGDPHYGSASDSAAVFVPDICSPENPFRCFTAGADQQLKRRRRC encoded by the exons ATGAAGGTGCTCTGCTCTGCGTGCGAGGCGGCCGAGGCGCGCGTCGTCTGCTGCGCCGACGAGGCCGCCCTATGCGCGCGCTGCGACCGCGACGTGCACGACGCCAACCGCCTCGCCGGCAAGCACCACCGCCTGCCcctcctctccgccgcctccAACCCGCCCGCCGTGTCCGCGCCGAACTGCGACATATGCCAG GAGGGCCACGCCTACTTCTTCTGCGTGGAGGACCGCGCGCTGCTCTGCCGTAGCTGTGACGTCGCCGTGCACACTGCCAACGCCTTCGTCTCCGCGCACCGGAGGTTCCTCCTCACCGGCGTCCAGGTCGGCCTCGAGCCCGACGAACAAGAAGAACCGGTGCCAGAGCCTGAGCCGGAGCCGCAACCGCCCAACAACGCCTCGTCGGCTCCCCTGCAACCACCGATGTGCCCCAGGAAGAGGAGCCCGACGCCGCTCTACAGCGATGGAGACATCGACTGGGCGGCCGGCCCGGACGTCGGCATCACGGGGAACTTGCCCGATTGGTCGGTCATCGATGAGCAGTTCGGCAGCGGTACCCCGGCGTTGAGGCCCGCGGAGCCGGAGGTAATCAAAGCCCCTCCGAAGAAGAGCCCCCGGGTGGCCGTcacggcggcgagcgcggcccTTTTTGGCGGGAGCATGCCGGACTGGCCGCTGGACGAGTTCTTTGGATTCACCGAGTTCAACTCCGGCTTCGGATTCGCGGAAAATGGCACGTCCAAG GCCGACAGCGGGAAGCTCAGCTCGCCGAACCGCCGTTCgatgtcgtcgtcctcctccggAAACGCCGCCCAGAACGCGCAAGATTTCTTCGGCCAGGTGCCGGAGGTCCACTGGTCGAGGTCGTCCATGCCGGAGCTCCCCTCCCCGCCGACGGCCTCAGGCCTCCACTGGCAGGGAGACCCGCATTACGGCTCTGCCTCTGACTCCGCGGCCGTGTTCGTGCCGGACATCTGCTCCCCGGAGAACCCCTTCCGGTGCTTCACGGCGGGCGCCGATCAACAGCTCAAGCGCCGGCGGCGATGCTAA